A window of the Brassica oleracea var. oleracea cultivar TO1000 chromosome C1, BOL, whole genome shotgun sequence genome harbors these coding sequences:
- the LOC106309819 gene encoding vesicle-associated protein 4-2: MTMTTEEKPASDGRGGWGFFKIPFRNSSGRGNAASSAATSPFPSSSSSSTSSHLHNHHHHHHHHHQLGYNGPHGDGSGQNQNPTPSPSVSSVAKSFLPRKRRLKLDPSEKLYFPYEPGKQVRSAIKIKNTSKSHVAFKFQTTAPKSCFMRPPGAILAPGETIIATVFKFVEPPENNEKPMDQKSRVKFKIMSLKVKGPMDYVPELFDEQKDDVSKEQILRVIFLDPERPNPALEKLKRQLAEADAAVEERKKPPEETGPKMIGEGLVIDEWKERRERYLAQQQGEGVDSV, translated from the exons ATGACTATGACGACGGAGGAGAAACCAGCTTCAGATGGCCGAGGAGGTTGGGGTTTCTTCAAGATCCCGTTTCGAAACTCCAGCGGTCGAGGGAACGCCGCATCGAGTGCCGCCACGTCTCCGTTTCCATCGTCTTCTTCTTCTTCTACATCTTCCCATCTCCATAACCATCACCATCACCACCACCATCATCATCAGCTTGGCTATAACGGGCCTCATGGCGATGGATCGGGTCAAAATCAAAACCCGACTCCTTCTCCTTCGGTATCGTCTGTGGCTAAGTCGTTTCTGCCTAGGAAACGCAGATTGAAGCTTGATCCGTCGGAGAAACTCTATTTTCCTT ATGAGCCTGGGAAGCAAGTGAGGAGTGCTATTAAGATTAAAAATACCAGCAAATCTCATGTAGCCTTTAAG TTTCAAACAACAGCACCGAAGAGTTGCTTCATGCGTCCACCGGGTGCCATTCTTGCTCCTGGAGAGACTATTATCGCCACTG TGTTCAAATTTGTTGAGCCTCCTGAGAATAATGAGAAGCCAATGGATCAAAAGAGCAGAGTTAAGTTTAAAATCATGAGCCTGAAGGTGAAAGGTCCAATGGACTATGTGCCTGAGCTG TTTGATGAGCAAAAGGATGATGTGTCTAAGGAGCAAATATTGCGTGTTATCTTCTTGGATCCAGAACGTCCCAACCCT GCACTGGAGAAACTGAAGCGTCAGCTAGCTGAAGCAGATGCAGCAGTGGAGGAAAGGAAGAAGCCACCAGAGGAAACAGGTCCAAAGATGATTGGAGAAGGACTCGTGATCGATGAATGG AAGGAACGCCGAGAGAGATATCTTGCACAGCAACAAGGCGAAGGAGT